The genomic stretch GGTAGCGTATTCTTTGGTGGTGGCGACCTACCTTGCTCGATGTTGTGCTCAAGGCCCTTCTTCGGAGATGGAGACGGATGACACGGCAATGATGGCTAATCGGGACCAGGCAAAGACAATATCTTTCTCTGGTGGCACGCTACTTCCATTACTTCATCACCATGGTTCTGATGACGCGGATGGATGAATGCTTCGTTCATTAGCGGTGTTTCTTGCTGTATTTTCTCGCTTTGCAACGTTGCCTAAGCTGAACTCTCTGCATCTTGTATGTGTCGTAGCTTTGTTAGTTTAAAGTTGAGGTTATATGTTTAAGAAGAGCCACAAGATCTCCTTCACTAACGCTGTGGAATTTAATCGCTGGAAATCTATTTTTCTTGACCTGTAACTCGCTGAAAAACTAGCCGTACCACGTGATAAACGAAGGAGATTTGTGACGAGTAGTAATGTGTACGATGCCTATGGTTCGGTTCGTGTCACATCGCAAGATCCTTGGCCGGCTGCACGCCGGCCACGGGATTCTAGGCTGATCTGTTGGCGTGTCAGCTTAGACAGAGACTGCTCGGATGGAGATCATCTCCTTTCGGTTCCAAACTTCCGATCCATCCGGCTATGCGGGCCTCTAATTTCTTCTGGACTGTTCCAGACGTACGACGACGACTCGGCACAGTTTGGCTGCAACTATCAGATTAGTTGATGTGTGCGATTTCACGAAAGGAAGCTTTCTTGATTGTTCAGGTATCTCTCCACAAGATTCAAGCACACGCCGGCACCTTCAGATTTCTGGGCAAATTAAAATTCAACTGTCTAATTTTACTTGGCAGTTTTGGCCTAGCTCATGCATTTCTTCAGGCATTGCATAGAGGGCTAGAAATGACATACTGATGTGCATTCACAGGGGCATTGTGTGATTCTCATTATTTGCACATAACTCAACTACACAGGTACTACTATACATACATATGATTACCTTTCTCGCCGCAAGCATGCAACTCGAGAATGAGTTTTATTGATTTCTGTCAAGTCCATGCAGGTGCAGCACCTGATGATCCCTTCGACATTTTGCACAAGTCACAAACATCAGTACAAATACCAAACATTAAGACTATGAGACATATATACACGGCTTGGTTGTTGAGCTACTCCTTTGCAGCTCAACAACTAGATAGGAAACTCTTCATCACTCGGTACTAGTTTTTACCCTCTCCCTATGGAGAAGTACTGAGCTCCACATTAATCAGAGATCTCTAGTGATCGATCTCTGGTGAACTAGTAAGTAGTTATTCTCGTCCAACTTGAAGGCTTGGAGCAGGTCTCTGGCACTAATATTGCAGCGACCACCGAGTTAGTAGCTCGCGAGTCGTCAATATCATGATTAGTCCAACCACTAACTGCAAGAGAAAAAGAGAGCAAGTAACAGGTTAATGAGATGTATTGGGTAAAATCTCACTGCAGAAGTACTGATAGCTTTCCAAAATATTCTTACCTCTACTAGAACTATTATCAGTTGCAAGCTTGGACAGCCCTTGTGGGTGTGTTCTTCTTCTCATCCTCGTCATGCGGTAGGACCGTCTCAAATGCCTGGACCAAAAGCTCCACTTTCTTCTTCCGAGCGCCTAGATTGTTCACCGCCCGCCGAAGTGCGTAATCGATCATCCACTCTTCCGCGTTCTTACGGTCTTCCGCAGTCTGATGCTTCAGATCAACCTTCTCTGAGTCTGGGTCCAGTTCCAAAGGAAGAAAATTAGGCCCCCTTGGGTTGAAACCTCGCATGTGCTCCTCTTCTTCAGGTGTTCTCCTCCTCCCAGCAATGATCAGTCTCTTTCTCGGGCTAATCTCAGACTCGGTAGGATCAACATACACATCTCCTTTGAGGTTCATCCCGCTGAATATGTTGCACATGTCATCAACAGAAAATTCTTTTGCATCATCTTCTGCTGGTAGGCTCTGAGGTTCCACATTGCTGTCAGCAGTGGAGAGGTCATAGTTGTGCTCAGCGTGCAAGAGATTAGCTTCTCCGGTAACACAAACTTCTTCACAAGCATCTTTTATGTTGCTTGTCTGTGTTTCCTTCAGAGCACCAGCACAGACACCAGCAGCGCAACCATCTTTATCACCTTCTTGAATAATATCCAGTTCTTCGTGAGCATGTTCTGGTTCACGTGCCATTGTTTCCTGTTCTCTCTCGGGACCATCATTGACATCTGCATTGTTGTCATCTGGAACAGCACCAGATTCCGCATTTGCTAGTTCAGATGGGGTAATAAGCTCAGATTCATTTAGAGCAGCACTAACCACATCCTCACAGTTGTGATTCTGATCAGTCTCCTGTACCGCAACAGATTCAGAAGCATCATCCAGCTCACACATTGCTAACTCGGAACCATTTTGAGTATCATCACTGACAAGTGCTGAGTTATCTTCACCAATTTCCTGACCAATACCACATTCTTCAGAGGTGGCTTCCAACTCCCTTATGACATTTCCCAAGTGCATTTGATCACCCTCACCGAGATATGCAGAGTTGCCATCATGAACGACTTCTTGAACGATGCCAGATTCTTCGCAAGGACCTTCTGACTTGCATGTTGTAAATTCTGGTTCTGTTTGAGCATCATTGTTAACAAGAGCAGACTTACTGCTTTGGCTACTTTTTTGAGGAATACCCGATTCTTCAGAAGACTCTTGCAGCTTGCACTCTGTGATCTCTGGTTCCATCTGAGCAGTGGCATAAGCAGATACTTCTATTTGAGCACCATTATCAGCATGAGCAGACTTACTGCTTTGGCTACTTTTTTGAGGAATACCCGATTCTTCAGAAGACTCTTCCAGCTTGCACTCTGTAATCGCTGGTTCCATCTGAGCAGTGGCGTCAGCAGACAATTCTATTTGAgcaccattatcaacatgagcagaCATATTACTTTCGCTACTTTCTTGGGGAATACTAGATTCTTCAGAAGAGTCTTCCGGCCCGTGCTCTGTAATCTCTGGTTGCATTTTAGCAGGGGCATCAACACATACAGAGTAAACGACCTGGCTGCTTTCTTGGGTTATACCAGATTCCGCAGAAACATCTTCAGATTTGCATGTGGTAATCTCCAATCCCCTTTGAGCATCTTCTGTGCCACTCACAGTATTCTCTGCAGCAGTATCAAGTTGCTCAAATGCATCTTCTACAGTGGTCGCATCTTGTTCAAAGCCACCATCTGTTGGCTGATTCGAGATTTCAACATCTGGAGAAGCAATAGCATTGGAGTCAGAAACTTCACCTTCTGAAACAGCTCGGGAGGCTGCTTCTTCCTCATAGAAATCCTCTTCGCGTGCAACATCGGGGACAGTCTCAGAAATCTCCATTTCAGACTCAtcatcatccttctccttctcggCGATTTCGAATCGGAGAGCAGAATCTATGTTGGTCTCGTCATCCTCTGCTGAATTCTCCTCTTTGCAGCCGTCTTCCAGGACATTCTCCACCCTTTCTGTAACTTCAGCTTCAGGAATTTCCAATGCTGAGAGCTTCTCTTCTGATGTGCCCTGTCCATCAGAAGTATCCCCTTGACACACTTCTGCAACAGCTCCGGAGGTTGATTCTTGCTCACAGAAATCCTCTTCGCATGCAACATCGGGGACAGTCTCGGAAATCTCCATTTCAGACTCGGCATCCTTCTGCTTCTCGCTGATTTCTAATTCGTTGGCAGAATCCATGCTGGTCTCGTCATCCTCTGCCTCTTGATCTGCTGAATTCTCCTCTTTGCATCCGTCTTCCAGGACATTCTCCATAACTTCAGACATAGGAATTTCCGATTCCGAGAGCGTCTCTTCTGATGTGCCATGTCCATCAGAAGTATCCGCTTGACACACTTCGCCCAGGATgatgtcttcgtcttcttcctgcTCCCTGCAGACCTCCACCGTAGAAACAGCACATGTTCGCTCGGCGGCGATCTCCATTTCGTGGCCACCATCCGAAACGCACTCCTCATCGTCTCCTAGATCTTGTGTGTCTTCTGCTGTGGAAGCCTCATGTTGATTCACTGTGTCCAATCTGCAATCGACGCCTTCTTCCTCGGCGACGATCCCTGTTTCAGAGGGCAAATCTGAGACGATCTCCTCATCTTCTGGTTCCTGTTCTTCGATGGCCTCCTCTTCGCGCTCATCGCCTGATCCGCAGGACTTGCCCTCTTCATCTTCACCTTCCTGAAGCTGGGCAAGAACCTCTGCTTCCCCAATCTGCTCCTCTGAAACATCGTCATCCAGGCTATCGCACTCGTACCCCTGGTACCTCATCCACGGCAGCTCCTCCACGAGATTGCCGGAGACGCCTGGATCGCTGCACTCCGACGAACTGTCCCTGCAGACACCAGGTCTGTCCTCGCCGTCACCGTCACCGTGAACAGCAAGATCGTTACTTTTGTCGACGTCGTCGTCGGCGCCGCAACGGTCGAATACAAGGAACTCCATCCGCCTGACCGTGTCGTCGTCCATCTCGTCCAAGGACATGTCGCTGCAGCTGGTGCCGGAGCTGACCCTCGGGCCGGTGTACACCTCCACGAAGAAGTCGCCGACCTCGTCGACAACCGGCGGCGCGACCTTGGCGACAGCGCCGGCGCAGACGGAGTTCTTGCCCTCCGGTTTTTGGTGGGCGGTGGAGCCCTTGCGGAAGGCGGAGACGCCCTTGTGCTTCATGCTCTGCTGCGTCTTgatgaggcggcggcgcgcggcgaggaAGCTGCGGAGCGGCACGGCGGGCGCGTGGGCGTGGCCGTTGAGGGAGCAGTAGGTGTAGGGGCAGACCCGCATCGCCGCGGGGCCCTCGGCGTCGGTGGCCCCGGGCGCCAGGCCGAGCGCGCGGGGGAACTTGGCGTCCTTCAGGGTGGAGGAGCAGGTGGGCCGGACCATGCCGGGCGACGCGGGCGCCGGGAACAGCACCTTGCCCCTCGGCGTCACCCGCAGCGGCCTGCGCTGCCTCGTCGGCGTGGACGCGGACGCGGACGCCGACGCGCGATGGCGATGGAGCTGGCCGGCCTTGGCGCCGGAGCTGCTGGTGCCGCGCATGTAGTTGGGCACGGAGGCCGGGGCCGGGGACGtcatggccgcgccgccgcggttCCTCGGGAGGCTCCcgccgaggccgccgccggcgtcccTGAAGGTGCTGAAGCCCCTGGGGTTGGAGGGAGGGGTGAGGAGCGGGTCCTTGGGCTTCTTGGGCACCTCTTTGCTCCTCACCATGGCTGCTGCTGCTAGTAGTACTACTACTCCTTTGCTCTCGATCCCTGGATGGATGTCTTGGCTTCACTCCACGGATCCCTCCCTCAGGTTCTTGGAATCTCTCGGCTTGAGCTCGGAGGTTCCGTGGAGTGCTtggcttcttcctccttgagcttcTTGGGCGGGTCGGCAAGCAAAGGCAAAGGTGATGTGAACTATGGGACTGGGGAGAGGAGGTTGGGAGTTGGAACAAGGAAGAAGAATTTGGAATGGACTCGAGGAGAAAGAGTGGAAGGGAAGGAGAAAAGAATGGTGGAATGGATTCTGTGGGAATGGAATGCGATGGGAGGAAGAAGGGGGAGCCGCGGCGAGTGGGTGGGCGGCTCAAAGTTGAGAGCGGCTGTGTGAGTGTGACACTTTCTTTGTCTCTTCGATGCCGGATCTCCTGTGGTGGCCTAGTTTTGTGGACAACCCTGTGGTGTGGTGGGCTGTTGGGTTTAGGAGGATCCATTTATGAGGTGTTTCTTTTTGGAGGAAGGAATTCATTTATGAGTTAGGCTGGTGTTGGAAAAGGTAGACAATGGACTTGGAGTCGTTGGTCATAAAATTCGTTCCTTACATTTGATGGCACCAATCAGTAGCATTCAAAAGCACTGTAAGTACACTTAAGACTTCTAGCAGTACGTTCATTGTAAAAGGGAACAGGTTAAAAAACTAAGGTGTTCCCATGATATGTGCGTGCGTTGGAGGATTATACTCGCTAAAAATAATTTTGTAAATGTAATTGCCATGAAAGTAGAAATTGTGCTCAGACTAAAAAACACTTATTCTATGAGTGTAACTTGCTAGATCTATATAGTCACCCGTTTAGATAGGTTCTCTTTTTATATCCACCATATAGTGGTGCGGAtatatttttattaagtcaatggTGAGTATTCTAGATTTAAGTTACTATTACAGTGGGAGCGCTTGCCGTTATATAGTtcttttggctatgtagaaatgaaaaaaaaaaacgatTCTCTTATACACATCATCTACTGGGGCACAGCTATGCTCGTTGTAGCCTCTACAACGTGTGGAGCATCACGACTTCTTTACAAAAGGTGTCGCAGATAAGATGAAGGACATTTTTTTCCCTACATGAATTGGTAGTGTTATCTTCAATTGTCCCTTCATCATCTTAGGCTTTTTATATTACGATCTTGTTTTCTAGTCGAGAGCTTAAGTTTTTTATGCTTGTAACTTCTAGTTTGTACAActatgtgcatcctagttatgcagaagTCCAATATAATATTTAAATTTCTTAAGTAATAAAGCGTTAATTATTCAAAAAGTGCTTTAAGCTCCTGAGCTCCAGTGATCTCcctatttaaaaaaaaacaaaagatatTTTTACAAGTTGTTAAAAAAACTGAAATAATTCTCTAGATTGTCAAAGATACATCTCACACTCATGCAAAATGTTAACCCAAAATCATATTTATTTTGTGCTAGAAAAAATtacaaaatctgatatgttttggagatttCAAAATGACTACTTAGATctacatttttgttatttttgtgtagcttagaatataaagtatttagaatttatattttacatgtttgtgggatacatcattggcTATATTCAAATTTTTAATAAAATTCTTTAGAACTCAAAAgtatgattttttatttttaaaaaaaacgagatcacttgcacaccaaatctctgtccgtcCATTATAAAAAAATGTCAAGGAGAACCAAACAGTTTTGTATACTGAGTACAAATGTGGTGGCTCCAAAAGACCAAAACTCTCGCCTCATCCGATCCGGAGAGATGAAGATGAAAGAAGGTGACGTGGATCTCCACTTTACTGACGGCGATGTGGATTAGCTTTATCGGTGGGGACGATTGGTCTTTCATTATAGTGCTGCCGATGGGACCAAAGCTCTCT from Lolium rigidum isolate FL_2022 chromosome 4, APGP_CSIRO_Lrig_0.1, whole genome shotgun sequence encodes the following:
- the LOC124647950 gene encoding uncharacterized protein LOC124647950; translation: MVRSKEVPKKPKDPLLTPPSNPRGFSTFRDAGGGLGGSLPRNRGGAAMTSPAPASVPNYMRGTSSSGAKAGQLHRHRASASASASTPTRQRRPLRVTPRGKVLFPAPASPGMVRPTCSSTLKDAKFPRALGLAPGATDAEGPAAMRVCPYTYCSLNGHAHAPAVPLRSFLAARRRLIKTQQSMKHKGVSAFRKGSTAHQKPEGKNSVCAGAVAKVAPPVVDEVGDFFVEVYTGPRVSSGTSCSDMSLDEMDDDTVRRMEFLVFDRCGADDDVDKSNDLAVHGDGDGEDRPGVCRDSSSECSDPGVSGNLVEELPWMRYQGYECDSLDDDVSEEQIGEAEVLAQLQEGEDEEGKSCGSGDEREEEAIEEQEPEDEEIVSDLPSETGIVAEEEGVDCRLDTVNQHEASTAEDTQDLGDDEECVSDGGHEMEIAAERTCAVSTVEVCREQEEDEDIILGEVCQADTSDGHGTSEETLSESEIPMSEVMENVLEDGCKEENSADQEAEDDETSMDSANELEISEKQKDAESEMEISETVPDVACEEDFCEQESTSGAVAEVCQGDTSDGQGTSEEKLSALEIPEAEVTERVENVLEDGCKEENSAEDDETNIDSALRFEIAEKEKDDDESEMEISETVPDVAREEDFYEEEAASRAVSEGEVSDSNAIASPDVEISNQPTDGGFEQDATTVEDAFEQLDTAAENTVSGTEDAQRGLEITTCKSEDVSAESGITQESSQVVYSVCVDAPAKMQPEITEHGPEDSSEESSIPQESSESNMSAHVDNGAQIELSADATAQMEPAITECKLEESSEESGIPQKSSQSSKSAHADNGAQIEVSAYATAQMEPEITECKLQESSEESGIPQKSSQSSKSALVNNDAQTEPEFTTCKSEGPCEESGIVQEVVHDGNSAYLGEGDQMHLGNVIRELEATSEECGIGQEIGEDNSALVSDDTQNGSELAMCELDDASESVAVQETDQNHNCEDVVSAALNESELITPSELANAETMAREPEHAHEELDIIQEGDKDGCAAGVCAGALKETQTSNIKDACEEVCVTGEANLLHAEHNYDLSTADSNVEPQSLPAEDDAKEFSVDDMCNIFSGMNLKGDVYVDPTESEISPRKRLIIAGRRRTPEEEEHMRGFNPRGPNFLPLELDPDSEKVDLKHQTAEDRKNAEEWMIDYALRRAVNNLGARKKKVELLVQAFETVLPHDEDEKKNTPTRAVQACN